A genomic window from Vagococcus entomophilus includes:
- a CDS encoding bifunctional homocysteine S-methyltransferase/methylenetetrahydrofolate reductase — translation MGESLREALSKRVLVADGAMGTLLYQFGTQRSVEELNLSHPESIQKIHEEYIKAGADMIQTNTYAANYLKLERYGLQEKVLQINKAAVENAKAARKNHSVFILGTIGGIYSPGERKLNEASIEEIKRSFKEQLYALLLAGVDGILLETYYDLNELCEMLKVAKEATDLPIIANVTMQEIGVLSSGVTLEHAFEELQTLGADVVGANCLLGPSHMVQVFERVPLKQGRRLACYPNASLPAIENGTIIYEKGTAHFALCSEQLRQEGVSIIGGCCGTTPAHTKAICQGLKTIEIVKQKEGVFSDSKPISNRKKEKGKRICEKVKETCTILVELDPPRTLDTARFFEGIEALQKVQVDKITISDNSLARPRISNLALAAILKHRYQISPLIHLTTRDHNLIGLTAEIMGLHELGIFDVLAVTGDPARVGDFPGASSVRDISSLGLIKMIKQFNQGIAYTGKHLVESSDFRVAAAFNPNVAKVERAVQVIKKKQEAGADYIITQPVYDRKILARFAQSLKEAKIDLPIFIGIQPLTSSRNAEFIHHEVPGISLTDEVRERLQHAEQPKSEGIQIAKELIDEIALYFNGFYLVTPFQEYPLSVELVKYIQSKKRS, via the coding sequence TTGGGGGAATCTTTGAGAGAAGCACTTTCTAAGCGGGTTTTAGTCGCTGATGGTGCGATGGGAACCTTGTTGTATCAATTCGGAACGCAACGTTCAGTGGAAGAACTTAATCTTTCACATCCCGAAAGTATTCAGAAAATACATGAGGAGTACATTAAAGCCGGTGCCGATATGATTCAAACGAATACCTATGCAGCGAATTATTTGAAGTTAGAACGTTACGGCTTGCAAGAAAAAGTACTGCAAATCAACAAGGCAGCAGTCGAAAATGCCAAAGCAGCTAGAAAAAATCATTCAGTCTTTATACTTGGTACGATTGGCGGTATTTATAGTCCAGGTGAAAGAAAACTGAATGAAGCCTCTATTGAAGAAATCAAGCGCAGTTTTAAGGAACAGTTGTATGCCCTACTACTTGCAGGCGTGGACGGAATTTTGCTGGAAACTTATTATGATTTAAACGAACTTTGTGAAATGCTAAAAGTGGCAAAAGAAGCGACTGACTTACCAATTATTGCGAATGTCACGATGCAAGAAATAGGAGTACTTTCATCTGGTGTTACGTTAGAACACGCATTTGAAGAACTACAAACATTAGGTGCAGATGTGGTTGGCGCAAATTGTTTGTTAGGACCTAGCCATATGGTACAAGTCTTTGAACGAGTTCCTTTAAAGCAGGGAAGACGTTTGGCTTGTTATCCGAATGCTAGCTTGCCCGCAATTGAAAATGGCACAATCATCTATGAAAAAGGTACTGCACATTTTGCTCTTTGTTCAGAGCAGCTAAGGCAAGAAGGGGTAAGCATTATTGGTGGCTGTTGTGGGACGACCCCTGCTCATACCAAAGCTATTTGTCAAGGATTAAAGACTATAGAAATCGTGAAACAAAAAGAAGGGGTCTTTTCAGATTCTAAACCTATTTCTAATCGCAAAAAAGAAAAGGGAAAACGTATCTGTGAAAAAGTGAAAGAAACATGCACGATTTTGGTTGAATTAGATCCCCCCCGAACCTTAGATACCGCTCGTTTCTTTGAAGGGATTGAAGCTTTACAAAAAGTTCAAGTGGACAAAATTACGATTTCTGATAATTCTTTAGCCCGTCCCCGTATTAGTAATCTTGCTTTAGCTGCAATTCTCAAGCATCGCTATCAAATTTCACCATTAATTCATTTAACCACGCGGGATCATAATTTAATTGGATTAACAGCTGAGATTATGGGGTTACATGAATTGGGAATCTTTGATGTCTTAGCTGTAACCGGAGATCCCGCACGAGTAGGAGATTTTCCAGGGGCTAGTTCGGTCCGAGATATTAGTTCACTTGGCTTAATTAAAATGATTAAACAGTTTAATCAAGGGATTGCTTATACAGGAAAACACTTAGTAGAGAGCTCTGATTTTAGGGTGGCGGCAGCCTTTAATCCCAATGTAGCTAAAGTAGAAAGAGCGGTTCAAGTGATTAAAAAGAAACAGGAAGCAGGAGCAGATTATATTATCACGCAACCAGTTTATGATCGAAAAATTTTAGCCCGATTTGCCCAGAGTCTTAAAGAAGCAAAAATTGACCTTCCAATTTTTATTGGAATCCAGCCGCTTACCTCAAGTAGAAATGCAGAATTTATTCATCATGAGGTTCCTGGAATTAGCTTGACAGATGAAGTGAGGGAGCGTCTCCAGCATGCCGAACAGCCAAAATCTGAGGGTATCCAAATCGCGAAAGAGTTAATTGATGAAATTGCGCTATACTTTAATGGCTTTTATCTAGTTACCCCCTTTCAAGAGTATCCATTATCTGTCGAACTCGTGAAGTATATTCAAAGTAAAAAGCGATCTTAA
- a CDS encoding NFACT RNA binding domain-containing protein encodes MSFDGVFTHAIVKELNNHLQSGRLSKIHQPYDNELILVIRSQGKNHKLLLSAHPSYARIQLTDISYSNPSSPTNFCMMLRKFLEGAILQKIEQIENDRVIHFHFSKRNELGDLESVLLIVELMGRHSAIVLVNKDSQKILDCIKHIGITQNTYRTLLPGAQYIAPPKQLSAKNPFQVSPTQLFDLISTTEELNASFLQQHFQGLGKDTANEIVKRLEQNPNEKMKVWQNFWTEIDTQTNPTLHEKEKKEFFAPISFQTLGEKQIHYPTLSKLLDGFYEGKAEKDRVKQQAGELLKKLENEHKKNQLKIKKLEQTLEQSDHAEIYRQKGELLTTFLHLVPKGAQEVTLENYYEENKPIVISLQPALTPAKNAQKYFQRYQKLKNGVGIIKEQLVHARQEVAYLESVLSQLEFIQPKDLDIVREELISQGYIRPKKNHGKVKKNKPSTPDKYLSSDGTTIFVGKNNLQNDKLTLKTAKKSDVWLHAKNIPGSHVIICSDTPTEQTLEEAALLAAYFSKYRLSASVPVDYVQVKHVHKPNGAKPGFVIYENQKTLYVTPQKEVVEQLLV; translated from the coding sequence ATGTCATTTGATGGTGTTTTTACCCACGCTATCGTTAAAGAATTAAATAATCACTTGCAATCTGGGCGGTTGAGCAAAATACACCAGCCCTACGATAATGAATTAATTTTAGTGATTCGCTCACAAGGAAAAAATCACAAGTTATTGCTGTCTGCTCATCCAAGTTATGCCCGAATTCAGCTGACTGATATCTCTTATAGTAATCCTTCAAGTCCCACCAATTTTTGTATGATGCTCCGCAAATTTTTAGAAGGAGCTATTTTACAGAAAATTGAACAAATCGAAAATGATCGAGTTATTCATTTTCATTTTTCCAAAAGAAATGAACTTGGTGATTTAGAAAGCGTTTTGCTGATTGTCGAACTAATGGGTCGTCATAGCGCAATTGTCTTAGTGAACAAAGACTCCCAAAAAATACTTGATTGTATTAAGCATATCGGCATTACTCAAAATACGTATCGTACGCTCTTACCTGGGGCACAGTATATTGCTCCTCCAAAACAGCTGTCAGCCAAAAATCCATTTCAGGTGTCACCTACCCAATTATTTGATTTGATTTCAACGACAGAAGAGTTAAATGCGAGTTTTTTGCAACAACATTTTCAAGGACTCGGAAAAGATACAGCTAATGAAATAGTTAAACGTTTAGAGCAAAATCCTAATGAAAAAATGAAAGTTTGGCAAAACTTTTGGACAGAAATAGATACTCAAACAAATCCGACATTACACGAAAAAGAAAAAAAAGAGTTTTTCGCTCCGATTTCTTTTCAAACTTTAGGAGAAAAACAAATCCATTACCCCACTTTAAGTAAGCTTCTAGATGGTTTTTATGAGGGAAAAGCAGAAAAAGATCGTGTCAAACAACAAGCAGGTGAACTGCTTAAAAAGTTAGAAAATGAACATAAAAAAAACCAATTAAAAATCAAAAAACTTGAACAAACGCTTGAGCAATCTGATCATGCCGAAATTTATCGCCAAAAAGGAGAATTACTGACTACCTTTTTGCATTTGGTTCCAAAAGGTGCACAAGAAGTTACCCTTGAAAACTATTACGAAGAAAATAAGCCAATTGTTATCTCGTTGCAACCGGCACTGACGCCCGCTAAAAATGCCCAAAAGTATTTTCAACGCTACCAAAAACTAAAAAATGGTGTTGGTATCATCAAGGAACAACTAGTGCACGCTAGACAAGAAGTCGCTTATCTTGAAAGTGTTCTTAGTCAACTGGAATTTATCCAACCAAAGGATTTAGACATTGTACGAGAAGAACTGATCTCTCAGGGCTATATTCGACCTAAAAAAAATCATGGAAAGGTCAAAAAAAATAAGCCTAGTACGCCAGACAAATATCTTTCTAGCGATGGAACAACCATTTTCGTTGGGAAAAATAATTTACAAAATGATAAGCTAACATTGAAAACAGCAAAAAAATCAGATGTTTGGTTGCACGCAAAAAATATTCCTGGTTCACATGTCATTATCTGTTCAGATACACCCACAGAGCAAACATTAGAAGAAGCTGCGCTGCTTGCGGCATACTTTTCAAAATACCGTTTATCTGCATCTGTTCCCGTGGACTATGTCCAGGTCAAACATGTCCACAAACCAAATGGCGCAAAACCCGGGTTTGTTATCTATGAAAACCAAAAAACATTGTATGTCACCCCACAAAAAGAAGTAGTCGAACAATTACTCGTCTAA
- a CDS encoding alpha/beta hydrolase — translation MKKWQTFSKNKQKLIKSALTIGMAVFLYSMFLVAERTNASSKNEVVAIQTPTILVPGTNATNNRFNGFISKLSSLGVDTVDVLKVYVQKNGAITFSGDLSAKSAYPLIVVGFEDNSEDAVDIEAKWLKQVIQKVQETYKFTAYNYIGHSNGGLVLTSFLENYNDDTLPTLLKAATIATPYNDVSFSDNDKTAEFTEVKNETKLLKNLISKQSAIPTSISFLNIAGVTSDTSYTDSVVPVQSVLSGRLVYENQVANYEEYLVTGEETTHSELVENKKVLVKIKNFLYSE, via the coding sequence ATGAAAAAATGGCAAACTTTTTCTAAAAATAAACAAAAATTAATAAAGAGCGCTCTAACAATAGGGATGGCTGTCTTTCTATATTCGATGTTTTTGGTGGCGGAGCGGACTAACGCTTCAAGTAAAAATGAAGTGGTTGCTATTCAAACGCCAACCATTCTTGTACCAGGAACTAATGCGACGAACAATCGTTTTAATGGATTTATCAGCAAGTTATCAAGTCTTGGAGTAGATACAGTGGATGTCTTAAAAGTTTACGTGCAAAAAAATGGGGCGATTACTTTTAGTGGGGATTTGTCTGCAAAAAGTGCTTACCCGTTGATTGTTGTTGGCTTTGAAGACAATTCTGAGGACGCAGTAGATATCGAGGCGAAATGGCTAAAGCAAGTCATTCAAAAAGTGCAAGAAACCTATAAGTTTACTGCTTACAATTACATTGGACATTCAAATGGGGGACTTGTCTTGACTTCATTCTTAGAAAATTATAACGATGATACGTTGCCAACTTTACTCAAAGCTGCGACTATCGCAACACCGTACAATGATGTTAGCTTTTCAGACAATGATAAAACAGCTGAGTTTACAGAAGTAAAAAATGAAACAAAATTATTAAAAAATTTGATTAGTAAGCAGTCAGCGATTCCAACATCTATTAGTTTTTTGAATATCGCAGGAGTTACTTCTGATACTAGCTACACGGATAGCGTTGTTCCGGTTCAAAGTGTTTTATCAGGACGGCTTGTTTATGAAAATCAAGTCGCTAATTATGAAGAGTATTTAGTGACGGGAGAGGAAACAACGCACAGTGAATTAGTAGAAAACAAGAAAGTTTTGGTAAAAATCAAAAACTTTTTATACAGTGAATAG
- a CDS encoding TetR/AcrR family transcriptional regulator has protein sequence MKQRKKPEDRKKEIINVAFQLFLEYGYETITMNKIANESGIAKGLCYHYFPSKEELYEEVLSDFVDQLVGKYLVIIKNDQLTLEDKLNEMSTILRSYKGKSLFYDFSRKNGNKRVYIDILYRTFNRLIPELTNEFIRYSNLSSESFEKIETLMSFILFGQLGILTEKGLDFEHQLMQLKAYIQTLLEYEKDGGNT, from the coding sequence ATGAAGCAAAGAAAAAAACCAGAGGATAGAAAAAAAGAAATTATTAATGTAGCGTTCCAACTTTTTCTTGAATATGGCTATGAAACCATCACAATGAATAAGATTGCGAACGAAAGCGGGATTGCGAAGGGATTATGTTACCACTACTTCCCATCAAAAGAAGAGCTGTATGAAGAAGTTTTGTCTGACTTTGTGGATCAATTAGTTGGCAAATATTTAGTTATTATAAAAAACGATCAGTTAACACTAGAGGATAAATTAAATGAAATGTCAACAATCTTAAGATCGTATAAAGGAAAGTCATTATTTTATGATTTTTCAAGAAAAAATGGGAACAAACGAGTATATATAGATATTTTATATCGGACTTTTAATCGTTTAATTCCAGAACTTACCAATGAATTTATTAGGTATTCCAATCTTTCATCAGAGTCGTTTGAGAAAATAGAAACACTTATGAGTTTTATTCTTTTTGGGCAGTTGGGAATACTTACAGAAAAAGGATTGGACTTTGAGCATCAATTGATGCAGCTAAAAGCGTACATCCAAACTTTATTAGAATACGAAAAAGATGGTGGAAATACATGA
- a CDS encoding acyl-CoA thioesterase/bile acid-CoA:amino acid N-acyltransferase family protein, which yields MKIIIDKPISMCDEKIQVSFEGLPQSSIITVTAESSDYYCINAPMATGIGTIWHSKGCYKSSACGTLNLTKDASFGGSYTGTHGMGLFYRMEPKKSKEEKLATNLSAIGVQKSYHIKLSVFFEDEKLEEITIERKFQADNITHQDINQENLVARFFKDAKKRNQPAIIVLSGSDGRIEKAQNIAQLFASHGYASLAVCYFGLVGTAECLSQIPLEIIEKAIAFLKQQQEVNAQKIAVYGRSKGGELALLAGSEFPELSCVIANTPSSFIMEGLTAKNRNSKTSSWTYKKHDFPYIPFKIWDFIPFVLKKNFFNQQDLASPFSKIIHRKHAAKARIKIENIQGRILFLSSEQDEVWPSTLFCTQALTHLKKNNFLYPYRHKNYLHSGHLLTIAYQPIPRYTSQNWGKQLKDSIASWEETILFLKQWAN from the coding sequence ATGAAAATAATAATAGACAAGCCAATTTCCATGTGTGACGAAAAAATTCAAGTATCGTTTGAGGGTTTGCCTCAAAGTTCAATCATCACAGTAACAGCTGAAAGTTCAGATTATTACTGTATCAATGCGCCAATGGCAACAGGTATAGGAACGATTTGGCATTCTAAAGGCTGTTACAAAAGTTCAGCTTGCGGCACATTAAATTTAACCAAAGATGCTTCATTTGGTGGTAGCTATACGGGGACTCATGGAATGGGATTATTTTATAGAATGGAGCCTAAAAAAAGTAAAGAAGAAAAACTAGCCACTAATTTAAGTGCAATTGGCGTTCAAAAAAGCTATCATATTAAGCTTTCTGTTTTTTTTGAAGATGAAAAATTAGAGGAAATCACGATTGAAAGAAAGTTTCAGGCTGACAATATAACCCATCAAGATATCAATCAGGAAAATTTAGTAGCTCGTTTTTTTAAAGATGCAAAAAAGCGGAATCAGCCAGCAATTATAGTACTAAGTGGCAGTGATGGGAGAATAGAGAAAGCGCAAAACATAGCTCAATTATTTGCATCTCATGGTTATGCGTCATTAGCAGTTTGTTATTTTGGACTGGTAGGAACAGCAGAATGTCTTTCTCAAATTCCGTTAGAAATAATAGAAAAAGCAATTGCGTTTTTAAAACAACAACAAGAAGTGAATGCTCAAAAAATTGCGGTATACGGACGCTCTAAAGGAGGAGAACTGGCTTTATTAGCGGGAAGTGAATTTCCTGAGCTAAGTTGTGTGATTGCTAATACTCCAAGTAGTTTTATCATGGAGGGACTAACTGCTAAAAATAGAAATTCGAAAACCTCTTCCTGGACATACAAAAAACACGATTTTCCGTATATTCCGTTTAAAATATGGGATTTTATTCCTTTTGTCTTAAAAAAAAATTTTTTTAATCAACAGGATTTGGCAAGTCCTTTTAGTAAAATAATCCATCGCAAACATGCTGCGAAAGCCCGAATTAAAATTGAAAATATACAAGGAAGAATCTTGTTTCTCTCTAGTGAACAGGATGAAGTTTGGCCCTCTACTCTTTTTTGCACACAAGCACTTACTCATTTGAAAAAAAATAATTTTCTCTATCCCTATAGACATAAAAATTATCTGCATAGTGGGCACCTGCTTACGATTGCATATCAGCCAATTCCAAGATATACGTCTCAAAATTGGGGCAAGCAACTAAAGGATAGTATTGCCTCATGGGAGGAAACGATTCTATTTTTAAAGCAATGGGCAAATTAA
- the trpX gene encoding tryptophan ABC transporter substrate-binding protein encodes MKNKKLMGSVAIIFIILLVSFFSSQAQETSSPKKKIPEVGVLQYVSHPALDEIYRGIKAGLKQEGYDPKKQTVKINFQNGQADQSKLKTMSEQLVNKQADVLVGIATPAAQALANTTQKTPIVLGAITDPVSAGLVKSNEKPGGNITGVSDQSPVAAQIELAKKLLPQAKKMGILYSSSEANSEYQANKASTIAKKAGIEAKNFPVNSTNDLLTIVQEMANQVDFIYIPTDNTIANAMQTVVGAANNAATPIIPSVDTMVEQGGLATVGINQYDLGVKTGQMVAMILKGKSKPATTPIYTFTKGDIIINQEQAKKLGISIPDSIKQQATLVSADKTKK; translated from the coding sequence ATGAAAAACAAAAAATTGATGGGTAGTGTGGCTATAATTTTTATTATTTTGCTTGTCTCTTTTTTTTCCAGTCAAGCTCAAGAGACAAGTTCGCCGAAAAAGAAAATTCCTGAGGTTGGAGTTCTTCAATATGTTAGCCATCCAGCTCTGGATGAGATATACCGAGGTATCAAAGCTGGGTTAAAACAAGAAGGATACGATCCCAAGAAGCAAACGGTTAAAATCAACTTTCAAAATGGCCAAGCGGATCAAAGTAAACTTAAAACAATGAGTGAACAGCTAGTCAACAAACAGGCAGATGTTCTTGTCGGAATTGCCACACCTGCTGCGCAGGCTCTGGCTAATACCACACAAAAAACGCCAATCGTATTGGGTGCGATTACCGACCCAGTGAGTGCTGGACTAGTGAAGTCAAATGAAAAACCAGGAGGCAATATCACAGGAGTAAGTGATCAATCTCCAGTAGCTGCGCAAATTGAGCTGGCAAAAAAATTACTTCCACAAGCAAAAAAAATGGGCATTCTTTATTCTTCCTCAGAAGCTAACTCAGAATATCAGGCAAATAAAGCGAGTACAATCGCAAAAAAGGCAGGAATTGAAGCGAAAAACTTTCCGGTGAATTCGACGAATGACCTGTTGACCATTGTACAGGAGATGGCAAATCAGGTTGATTTTATTTATATCCCGACCGACAATACAATCGCAAATGCTATGCAAACCGTTGTTGGCGCGGCTAATAATGCCGCTACCCCGATTATTCCTTCAGTTGACACGATGGTAGAGCAAGGCGGTTTGGCTACAGTCGGGATTAATCAATATGACTTAGGAGTTAAAACCGGTCAAATGGTTGCCATGATTTTGAAGGGGAAATCGAAACCAGCGACAACTCCAATATATACGTTCACCAAAGGAGACATCATCATTAATCAAGAGCAAGCTAAAAAATTAGGAATCTCAATTCCTGATTCAATCAAACAACAAGCAACGCTCGTTTCTGCAGACAAAACAAAAAAGTAA
- a CDS encoding ABC transporter permease: MLVSAISQGFLWAVLGLGIYMTYRILDFPDMTTEGSFPLGGAVCVAAINAGVSPIIATILGIGSGILAGLVTGLLYTKGKIPVILSGILVMSGLNSVILFVMKSPNLSLLNKPRIQDLFGFLHLPKYFDSVLLGLFVLFVIITLLISFFNTNLGQAYIATGDNENMAKSMGIKTDRMKILGLGLSNGVIALSGALIAQNDGYADVNKGIGVIVIGLASIIIGEVVFGNLTLLERLIAIVVGSVLYQLLILVVIKLNFDTTYLKIFSAIILSICLMIPQIKKALRLQTGFERKEE, from the coding sequence ATGTTAGTATCCGCAATATCACAGGGGTTTTTATGGGCAGTACTTGGACTGGGAATTTATATGACATATCGCATTTTAGATTTCCCAGATATGACAACAGAGGGCTCGTTTCCATTAGGAGGCGCGGTGTGTGTGGCAGCAATTAATGCAGGGGTATCGCCGATAATTGCAACTATTTTAGGGATTGGCTCCGGTATTCTTGCTGGGCTTGTCACAGGACTTTTATATACCAAAGGGAAAATTCCTGTTATCTTATCTGGTATCTTAGTCATGTCGGGATTAAATTCAGTGATATTATTTGTTATGAAATCACCCAATCTATCTTTACTAAATAAACCTCGTATTCAAGACTTATTTGGATTTTTACATTTACCTAAATATTTTGATAGTGTCTTACTGGGATTATTCGTCTTATTTGTGATTATTACGCTATTAATTAGCTTTTTTAATACAAATTTAGGCCAAGCATACATTGCTACAGGGGATAATGAAAACATGGCAAAATCAATGGGCATTAAAACTGACCGGATGAAAATTCTAGGGTTGGGTTTGTCTAATGGGGTCATTGCGCTTTCCGGGGCGTTAATTGCCCAAAATGACGGATATGCAGATGTCAATAAAGGAATCGGGGTCATCGTCATAGGGCTAGCTTCGATTATTATTGGCGAAGTGGTTTTTGGTAATTTGACACTACTTGAAAGACTCATCGCAATTGTTGTAGGAAGTGTTCTTTATCAATTGTTGATTTTAGTTGTAATTAAATTAAATTTTGACACTACGTATCTAAAAATCTTTTCAGCAATTATTTTATCTATTTGTCTAATGATTCCACAAATAAAAAAAGCCCTTCGATTACAAACTGGTTTTGAAAGGAAGGAAGAATAA
- a CDS encoding ABC transporter ATP-binding protein — protein sequence MTLPTTILTMVQATKKIDNGLNEQNTILDHVDLTIQKGDFITVLGGNGAGKSTLFNVLAGSLPLTSGDIRLKHQDITNWKEEKRATVFARVFQDPKQGTAPRMTVAENLLLALHRGEKRTIKRRELKENEPVFYELCASLGNGLENHLDTPTGNLSGGQRQALSLLMATLKDPELLLLDEHTAALDPKTAKQLMKFTNQRIQEKELTCLMITHRMEDALQYGNRLLLLKKGKIKKDLNAQEKKKLTLNDLFLFFEEED from the coding sequence ATGACGTTACCCACAACGATTTTAACGATGGTTCAAGCAACAAAAAAAATAGATAATGGGTTAAATGAGCAAAATACAATATTGGATCATGTTGACTTAACCATCCAAAAAGGAGACTTTATCACTGTTCTTGGAGGAAACGGAGCAGGGAAGTCTACTTTGTTTAATGTACTCGCTGGCAGTCTACCGTTGACTAGTGGGGATATCCGGTTAAAACATCAAGATATCACAAATTGGAAAGAAGAAAAACGGGCCACGGTATTTGCTCGAGTTTTCCAAGATCCAAAGCAAGGAACAGCACCGCGGATGACCGTCGCTGAAAATTTACTTTTAGCGCTTCACAGGGGAGAAAAAAGAACCATAAAGCGCAGAGAGCTTAAAGAAAATGAGCCAGTATTTTATGAATTGTGTGCCTCACTTGGCAATGGCTTAGAAAATCATCTCGATACGCCAACAGGAAATCTATCTGGTGGTCAAAGACAAGCGCTGAGCTTATTGATGGCCACGCTCAAAGATCCAGAATTATTACTTTTGGATGAGCATACAGCTGCTTTAGACCCAAAAACAGCCAAACAACTAATGAAGTTTACAAATCAACGTATTCAGGAAAAAGAACTAACCTGTTTGATGATTACACATCGAATGGAGGATGCTTTGCAGTATGGCAACCGTCTGTTGTTATTAAAAAAAGGCAAAATAAAAAAAGATTTAAATGCACAAGAAAAGAAAAAACTGACGCTAAATGACCTCTTTTTATTTTTTGAAGAAGAGGATTAA
- a CDS encoding shikimate dehydrogenase — protein sequence MENHITGQTRLSGLFASPSRHSISPLIHNTAFQALGIDAVYLAFEVNQSGLKDAIESIRTLNLLGVNLSMPNKQLACHLVDELSEVAALVGAMNTIVHDNGQLIGYNTDGIGFMQSLAEKNISIQGKKMTMLGSGGAATAILAQAALDGVKEISVFKRKNQTFDGVKQQLKKIQEKTTCQIELYDLADKERLEAEITSSTLLVNGTPLGMTPYEESCPLEDTTMLRKELVVADLIYNPRETILIREAKKQGCITMNGLGMLLYQAAVAFKLWTGQEMPIEKIKKTLEKI from the coding sequence ATGGAAAATCACATTACAGGGCAGACCCGTCTTTCTGGTTTATTTGCTTCTCCTAGCCGGCATAGTATTTCACCACTGATACACAATACCGCGTTTCAAGCGCTTGGAATCGATGCAGTCTATCTTGCGTTTGAAGTAAATCAAAGTGGGTTAAAGGATGCAATTGAATCTATTCGAACCCTGAATCTACTGGGTGTCAACTTGTCGATGCCAAACAAACAGTTGGCCTGTCACTTGGTAGATGAGCTGTCAGAGGTGGCTGCACTTGTTGGTGCAATGAACACGATTGTTCATGATAATGGTCAATTGATTGGGTATAACACTGATGGTATAGGTTTTATGCAGAGTCTAGCTGAAAAAAATATTTCGATTCAGGGGAAGAAGATGACCATGTTAGGTTCTGGTGGTGCTGCAACAGCTATTCTTGCACAAGCTGCACTTGATGGCGTTAAAGAGATTTCTGTATTTAAACGTAAAAACCAAACATTTGATGGCGTGAAACAACAGCTAAAAAAAATCCAGGAAAAAACCACTTGTCAAATTGAATTATATGATTTGGCTGACAAGGAGCGACTGGAAGCTGAAATTACCTCTAGCACACTTCTTGTCAATGGAACGCCACTAGGGATGACACCCTATGAAGAATCCTGTCCACTAGAAGATACTACGATGTTAAGAAAAGAGTTAGTTGTAGCAGATTTAATCTATAACCCAAGAGAAACGATACTGATTCGAGAAGCAAAAAAGCAAGGTTGTATCACGATGAATGGTTTAGGCATGTTACTATACCAAGCCGCAGTAGCATTTAAGCTTTGGACTGGGCAAGAAATGCCGATTGAAAAAATAAAAAAAACACTAGAAAAAATATAA